The Desulfurispora thermophila DSM 16022 genome contains a region encoding:
- a CDS encoding DNA methyltransferase yields MLEVFKIMLQSRYDITNFNTMLLRANAIAPYYSMFPLDFPLKHLSMAHRGQWVLDPFCGRGTTNYAARLLGLPTIAIDSNPVAVAITRSKLVDVTPDMVIQLCKDILASKRKPKGIPTGQFWDLCYHKKTLYQICLIRETLLEESNEPAHAALLGIMLGILHGGLNKGVPSYLSNQMPRTYATKPVPAVRYWKKHGLEPPHVDVFEVVARRVRYIFARLPRPVEYAVYLGDSREIRECSITQKIDWVITSPPYPGMRTYYPDQWLRNWFVGGKPDVEYVCSSQIGRYSGAEYIKSLACVWREVANVCRPGAKLVVRFGALPSVGRSPLEVLTESLSEAACGWVITGVESAGTACNGKRQAEQFNSKAKHPIEEIDVVATLE; encoded by the coding sequence TTGTTGGAGGTATTCAAAATAATGCTCCAATCAAGATATGATATTACGAACTTTAACACCATGTTGTTGAGGGCTAATGCAATAGCCCCTTATTATTCGATGTTCCCACTGGATTTTCCTTTAAAGCACTTATCAATGGCCCACCGTGGACAATGGGTATTAGATCCATTTTGCGGGAGAGGGACCACAAATTATGCAGCCCGTTTATTAGGTCTTCCAACCATAGCAATTGATTCAAATCCGGTTGCTGTTGCAATTACCAGATCGAAACTGGTCGATGTTACTCCTGACATGGTTATTCAATTATGTAAAGATATTCTCGCATCCAAACGGAAACCCAAGGGAATTCCGACAGGACAATTTTGGGATCTTTGTTACCACAAAAAAACATTGTATCAGATATGTCTTATTAGAGAAACCCTTTTGGAAGAAAGTAATGAACCGGCTCATGCAGCACTTTTGGGGATTATGTTGGGGATACTGCACGGTGGCTTGAACAAAGGAGTTCCATCGTACCTTTCCAACCAAATGCCGCGAACCTATGCGACGAAACCTGTCCCCGCAGTTCGCTATTGGAAAAAACATGGGTTGGAGCCTCCACATGTAGATGTGTTTGAAGTAGTTGCTCGCCGTGTCAGATATATTTTTGCCAGACTGCCCCGTCCTGTAGAATATGCTGTTTACTTAGGTGATAGCCGTGAAATCAGAGAATGTAGTATCACACAGAAAATCGATTGGGTTATAACATCGCCGCCTTATCCAGGAATGCGCACATATTATCCTGATCAGTGGTTAAGAAACTGGTTTGTGGGCGGAAAACCAGATGTGGAATATGTATGTAGTTCACAAATTGGGCGATATTCCGGTGCTGAATATATTAAATCGCTAGCCTGTGTATGGCGGGAAGTGGCAAATGTTTGTCGTCCTGGGGCGAAGTTGGTTGTTAGGTTTGGTGCGTTGCCGAGTGTTGGTCGCAGCCCCCTGGAAGTACTAACAGAATCCCTATCAGAAGCTGCTTGCGGGTGGGTTATCACTGGTGTAGAGAGTGCAGGTACCGCTTGCAATGGCAAAAGACAGGCAGAGCAATTCAATAGTAAAGCAAAACATCCCATTGAAGAAATTGATGTTGTAGCAACCCTGGAGTGA